A genomic region of Deltaproteobacteria bacterium contains the following coding sequences:
- a CDS encoding NAD(P)H-binding protein — MRALSQVDTPENKIVLVTGATGAVGPRVVHALDQAGFRIRSFSFDAPASGMFPQSVEVLIGDVADQVAVQSAMQGVDAVVHMAALLHIVNPPPELREKYERVNIGGTATVVDATIKAGVKRVVLFSRTDCLECEER; from the coding sequence ATGAGAGCTTTGAGTCAAGTGGATACCCCAGAAAATAAAATTGTTCTCGTCACCGGCGCTACCGGGGCTGTTGGTCCGCGTGTCGTTCATGCTTTGGATCAAGCAGGGTTCCGGATCCGTTCCTTCTCGTTCGATGCTCCTGCATCGGGCATGTTCCCGCAAAGCGTAGAAGTTTTGATTGGCGATGTCGCTGATCAAGTGGCGGTCCAATCTGCGATGCAAGGCGTGGATGCAGTCGTTCATATGGCGGCGCTGCTGCACATTGTCAATCCGCCGCCTGAATTACGTGAAAAATACGAGCGCGTAAATATTGGTGGAACAGCGACGGTAGTTGACGCTACAATCAAGGCGGGTGTGAAGCGCGTTGTCTTGTTCAGCCGAACAGATTGTCTTGAATGCGAGGAGCGCTGA
- a CDS encoding ATP-binding protein, giving the protein MKRYLEEYIQKDLKRKIVLLTGPRQAGKTTLAKMLSHNFDYFNYDYAEHRLSLLDKSWDRSKDLVIFDELHKLKNWKSWLKGIYDTESIPPSLVVTGSAKLDIFKKAGDSLAGRFFEFRLHPLDLKEIKSVTGPDKLEEKLDRLLRIGGFPEPFLESDESYYNRWKRSHLDIILKQDLIDLENVQQITSIETLIQLLRRKIGSPISYSSLAEDLQCSDKTVKRWLTILETLYVVFKVPPFHRNISRSILKAPKYYFYDTGQAPDEAGMKLENLVACALLKEMHFREDCRGERWAVYYLKNKDGREIDFFLTKEEKPALMIGVKWSDAERSSNFSLFEKYLAGAKKIQIVKELKRGKTYPDGVEIRTAENWLSEMPL; this is encoded by the coding sequence ATGAAGAGATACCTAGAAGAATACATTCAGAAGGATCTTAAAAGAAAAATAGTCCTGCTTACCGGCCCGAGACAGGCCGGCAAGACGACCCTGGCAAAGATGCTCAGTCATAATTTCGATTATTTCAATTATGATTATGCCGAACACCGCCTGAGCCTGCTGGATAAGTCATGGGATCGCTCCAAAGATCTGGTGATTTTTGACGAGCTCCACAAACTCAAGAACTGGAAATCATGGCTGAAGGGCATCTACGATACCGAAAGTATCCCGCCTTCCCTGGTGGTGACCGGAAGCGCAAAACTGGATATCTTTAAAAAAGCAGGCGATTCCCTGGCGGGAAGGTTTTTTGAGTTCCGGCTCCACCCCCTTGATCTGAAGGAAATTAAAAGTGTGACGGGGCCTGATAAACTGGAGGAAAAACTTGACAGGCTTTTAAGGATCGGCGGATTTCCTGAGCCCTTTCTGGAAAGCGATGAGTCCTATTACAATCGCTGGAAAAGAAGTCATCTGGACATCATTCTGAAGCAGGACTTGATCGATCTGGAAAATGTGCAGCAGATAACTTCGATTGAAACACTCATCCAGCTTCTGAGGAGAAAGATTGGCAGTCCGATATCATACAGCTCCTTAGCCGAGGATCTTCAGTGTTCGGACAAGACCGTCAAGAGATGGCTGACTATTCTGGAAACACTCTATGTCGTTTTCAAGGTGCCCCCTTTCCATCGCAACATTTCCCGGTCCATTCTCAAGGCGCCCAAATACTATTTTTACGATACCGGTCAGGCGCCCGATGAGGCGGGAATGAAGCTGGAAAATCTTGTCGCCTGTGCTTTGCTGAAAGAAATGCATTTCCGCGAGGATTGCCGCGGTGAACGGTGGGCCGTTTATTACCTCAAAAACAAGGACGGCAGGGAGATTGATTTCTTTCTCACAAAGGAAGAGAAGCCTGCACTAATGATCGGGGTTAAATGGAGCGATGCGGAACGGAGTTCGAATTTTTCTTTATTCGAGAAATATCTGGCAGGCGCAAAAAAAATCCAGATTGTGAAGGAACTCAAAAGGGGAAAAACCTATCCGGACGGCGTCGAAATCCGCACCGCTGAAAACTGGTTGTCCGAAATGCCATTATGA
- a CDS encoding ribbon-helix-helix protein, CopG family — protein sequence MKLLKRQWPGVDVSRYFSNKGEMKPAIQRVNVDFSVDMLNELDALARELNVSRQAIIKTYLRHSLDQHSLAKQ from the coding sequence ATGAAATTGCTGAAAAGGCAATGGCCGGGGGTAGACGTGTCCCGGTATTTTTCAAACAAAGGCGAGATGAAGCCGGCAATCCAGCGGGTCAATGTTGATTTCAGCGTTGATATGCTCAATGAGCTGGATGCCCTTGCAAGGGAATTAAATGTGAGCCGCCAGGCGATTATAAAAACATATCTGCGACATTCCCTTGACCAGCATTCTCTTGCGAAACAATAA
- a CDS encoding helix-turn-helix transcriptional regulator, with the protein MDDLEKYIAKRKKRSAVFAQDFDAGYEEFKIGIVLRQAREQAGMTQEELAQKLQTRKLAISRIENHADDIRLSTLRCMAKALGKQLVVHLA; encoded by the coding sequence ATGGATGATCTGGAAAAATATATCGCCAAGCGGAAAAAACGAAGTGCGGTCTTTGCACAGGATTTTGATGCCGGCTATGAAGAGTTCAAGATTGGTATCGTACTTCGGCAGGCGCGGGAGCAGGCCGGTATGACTCAGGAAGAACTGGCGCAGAAACTTCAGACCAGAAAGTTGGCTATATCCAGGATAGAAAATCATGCCGATGATATACGACTTTCCACGCTTCGCTGCATGGCAAAAGCCTTGGGCAAGCAACTTGTTGTCCATCTTGCCTGA
- a CDS encoding NAD-dependent epimerase/dehydratase family protein: MSDKNKVVLVTGASGAVGPRVVHALDQAGFRIRSFSFDAPASGMFPQSVEVLIGDVTDQVAVQSAMQGVDAVVHMAALLHIVNPPPQLREEYERVNIGGTATVVEAAIKAGVKRVVLFSTIAVYGPSDGRVLNEMSPTHPDTFYAQTKCAAEQIVLNAKGANGQPLGAVLRLGAVYGSRIKGNYERLTRALAGNRGAQHLLHGNLGTRNGGDGGKTENEGTRSQFLTKLGQAPSPTFPSGHVPHFPFVPVGNGLNRRTLVYDKDVGRAAVLAVSHPAAAGRVFNVTDGGFHTLNEIIGSICSALGRKPPRLSLPVGPIRVVAGLIETGYRVMGIMAGNLGTRSQFLAKLGSCPQITGSCPLITPGYTGDH; encoded by the coding sequence TTGTCAGATAAAAATAAAGTTGTTCTCGTTACTGGGGCGTCGGGTGCGGTAGGCCCGCGTGTAGTCCACGCTTTGGATCAAGCAGGTTTCCGGATCCGTTCCTTCTCGTTCGATGCTCCTGCATCGGGCATGTTCCCGCAAAGTGTAGAAGTTTTAATCGGCGATGTGACTGATCAAGTGGCGGTTCAATCTGCTATGCAAGGCGTGGATGCAGTCGTTCATATGGCGGCGCTCTTGCACATTGTCAATCCGCCGCCTCAATTGCGTGAAGAATACGAGCGCGTCAATATTGGCGGAACCGCGACGGTAGTTGAGGCTGCAATTAAGGCGGGTGTAAAGCGCGTTGTCTTGTTTAGTACGATTGCGGTGTATGGGCCTTCAGATGGTCGCGTACTCAATGAGATGTCGCCAACCCATCCTGATACTTTTTATGCTCAGACCAAATGCGCTGCCGAACAGATTGTCTTGAATGCGAAAGGCGCCAACGGTCAACCGTTAGGCGCCGTTTTGCGTTTGGGGGCGGTTTATGGGTCGCGGATTAAGGGGAATTATGAACGGTTGACGCGGGCGTTGGCGGGTAATAGGGGGGCACAACACCTATTGCACGGTAATCTGGGGACACGAAATGGGGGAGACGGAGGCAAGACCGAAAATGAGGGTACACGATCCCAATTTCTTACGAAATTGGGTCAAGCCCCCTCCCCCACATTTCCTTCGGGTCATGTTCCCCATTTTCCGTTTGTCCCTGTTGGAAATGGGCTTAATCGGCGGACGCTGGTTTATGATAAGGACGTTGGTCGTGCGGCGGTGCTGGCTGTTTCTCATCCCGCTGCGGCGGGTCGGGTATTCAACGTCACGGATGGCGGGTTTCATACCTTGAATGAAATTATTGGGTCCATCTGCTCTGCCCTTGGCCGTAAACCGCCCCGGTTGTCATTGCCTGTGGGGCCGATACGGGTGGTGGCGGGATTAATTGAAACGGGGTATCGCGTCATGGGAATTATGGCCGGTAATCTGGGGACACGATCCCAATTTCTGGCGAAATTGGGATCGTGTCCCCAGATTACCGGGTCATGTCCCCTTATTACCCCCGGTTACACGGGCGATCATTGA
- a CDS encoding sugar transferase: MKRIFDITLSFCLGVVLLVAILVIAVLIRLTSRGPALYWSDRVGIGNKIFKMPKFRTMRSDTPAVATHLLSNPDEYLTPIGPCLRKWSVDELPQLWSVLKGDMSFVGPRPALFNQDDLIALRTERGVHRLIPGITGWAQINGRDDIPIPKKVEFDAYYLLHRSFLLDIKIILLTIFKVVRREGVLH; the protein is encoded by the coding sequence GTGAAAAGGATATTTGATATAACCCTATCTTTTTGTTTGGGTGTGGTTTTGTTGGTTGCCATCCTCGTGATCGCGGTTTTGATCCGGCTGACTTCCAGGGGGCCTGCGTTGTACTGGTCCGATCGGGTGGGTATTGGCAACAAGATTTTCAAGATGCCGAAATTCAGGACGATGCGGAGCGATACACCTGCGGTTGCGACGCACCTGTTATCTAATCCCGATGAATATCTGACACCGATAGGCCCCTGTCTACGGAAATGGAGCGTGGATGAACTGCCGCAATTGTGGAGTGTTTTGAAGGGGGATATGAGTTTTGTGGGGCCTCGGCCGGCGTTGTTCAATCAAGATGATCTTATTGCCTTGCGGACGGAACGCGGGGTTCATCGCTTGATTCCGGGGATTACGGGATGGGCGCAGATTAATGGCCGGGACGATATTCCGATTCCGAAAAAGGTGGAATTTGACGCATATTACCTGCTGCATCGTTCTTTTCTCCTGGATATTAAAATTATTCTTCTGACGATATTCAAGGTCGTGAGGCGGGAAGGGGTGCTTCACTAA
- the vapB gene encoding type II toxin-antitoxin system VapB family antitoxin — protein METAKLFQNGSSQAVRLPKEFRIPGNEVKIFKKGNHVILEPIETTWDPLFESLSEFPEDFMKDGRNQPGMQKRDSF, from the coding sequence ATGGAAACGGCAAAGTTATTTCAGAATGGGAGTTCTCAAGCGGTAAGGCTGCCCAAGGAATTCAGAATCCCTGGAAATGAGGTGAAGATATTCAAAAAAGGCAACCATGTTATACTGGAGCCCATAGAAACGACATGGGACCCGTTGTTTGAATCGCTCAGTGAATTTCCGGAAGATTTTATGAAAGATGGTCGTAATCAACCGGGCATGCAAAAAAGAGATTCTTTCTAA
- a CDS encoding type II toxin-antitoxin system VapC family toxin has protein sequence MRYLLDTNICIYLIKKHSPEILERFREHPPQDVAISTITLFELQYRVEKSQYRQRSEDALDKFLRPLNIIDLDRSAAIEAAAIRAQLEKKGISIGPYDLLIAGLARSRNMTLVTNNTKEFEGVVDLHLENWS, from the coding sequence ATGCGCTATCTGCTTGATACCAATATTTGCATCTACCTCATCAAGAAACACTCACCCGAGATTCTTGAGCGATTCCGGGAACATCCACCACAGGATGTTGCAATTTCCACAATCACCCTCTTTGAGCTTCAATACCGGGTTGAAAAAAGTCAATACAGACAACGTTCAGAGGATGCCCTTGACAAATTCCTTCGGCCATTGAACATTATTGACCTGGATCGTTCCGCTGCTATTGAAGCCGCAGCTATTCGTGCCCAACTTGAAAAGAAAGGGATATCAATAGGCCCTTATGATCTTCTAATAGCAGGTCTTGCCCGATCACGAAACATGACATTGGTGACCAACAACACCAAAGAATTTGAAGGAGTCGTTGACCTGCATCTGGAAAACTGGTCTTAA
- a CDS encoding YdcF family protein, with amino-acid sequence MMFILKKLVSRFFFPLALVIELLLLGAFLKKRRRSVILAGVAILYLCSFGPVGYLILRPLESQYQPISSLNLNKEVRWIVVLGGGSRADKTLTPEDRLGDATLKRLLEGVRLSRLLPQSRLVLSGGDYQGISPDALIMQQVALDQGVPRDKIMLETASWDTTDQAKFLRARLGQAPFYLVTSASHMTRAMRMFRRSGTQPIAAPTDFRAVWAPFQVTDFFPQAGTLVNTERAFYEYLGLCWGLIRGQI; translated from the coding sequence ATGATGTTCATTCTTAAGAAGCTGGTCAGCCGGTTTTTCTTTCCCCTGGCATTGGTTATAGAACTTCTCCTCCTGGGGGCTTTTCTTAAAAAAAGAAGAAGGTCGGTTATTTTAGCAGGAGTTGCAATTCTTTACCTCTGCTCTTTTGGTCCTGTTGGTTACTTGATTTTGCGCCCGCTGGAAAGCCAATATCAACCCATTTCATCGTTGAATTTGAATAAAGAGGTGCGATGGATTGTGGTGCTTGGTGGCGGCTCCAGGGCAGATAAGACTCTCACTCCGGAAGATCGGTTGGGTGATGCCACTTTAAAACGTTTACTGGAAGGGGTGCGGCTCAGTCGCCTCCTTCCTCAGTCGCGGTTGGTTCTTTCTGGTGGGGATTATCAGGGAATCTCTCCGGACGCCCTGATCATGCAGCAGGTTGCCCTTGATCAGGGTGTGCCCCGGGATAAAATAATGTTAGAGACGGCTTCCTGGGACACCACGGATCAGGCCAAATTTTTGCGGGCTCGTTTGGGGCAAGCCCCCTTCTATCTGGTTACTTCCGCCAGCCATATGACACGTGCGATGAGGATGTTCAGGCGCTCAGGCACGCAACCTATTGCGGCCCCGACAGATTTTCGGGCTGTATGGGCGCCTTTTCAAGTTACTGACTTTTTCCCTCAGGCCGGGACTTTGGTCAATACGGAAAGGGCCTTTTATGAGTATCTCGGACTTTGTTGGGGGTTGATAAGAGGACAAATATAA
- a CDS encoding phytoene/squalene synthase family protein codes for MFTVGNYSRLSMCAAAISLDKQESLSKLSDDEFQALLLEGVSRTFAMTIPELPKKLYGAVAGAYLLCRIVDTIEDEVSLSLEQKQHFCSEFIHIVKTGANSEPFALELAPLLSGQTIPAEHTLIQVLPRVVKIIHKLDPDQIEALASCIETMAEGMSIFQAMDLHGGLATLADMDRYCYHVAGCVGEMLTKLFCHYSPEIAQHKDELLSLSASFGQGLQMTNILKDIGDDAARGVCWLPQGIFTETGFDLKNLTAETNDENFRKGLEHLISIAHNHLHNALKYTQLLPTHETGIRNFCLWSLGMAVLTLKKIKAAIHGSTSLPRTATRSLDFTSSDQVKITRNSVKAIILATRLTGRSNTLLTLLFNLTSRKLKTPDWAYSMQSAKAR; via the coding sequence ATGTTCACAGTTGGCAATTATTCAAGGCTCTCCATGTGTGCAGCTGCAATATCCCTGGATAAGCAAGAATCACTCAGCAAATTATCTGATGATGAATTTCAGGCACTATTACTTGAAGGCGTCTCCAGAACATTTGCGATGACCATTCCGGAGTTACCGAAAAAGTTATACGGCGCGGTAGCCGGCGCCTATTTGTTATGCCGCATTGTTGACACCATAGAAGATGAAGTTTCTCTATCCCTTGAACAAAAGCAACATTTTTGCTCAGAGTTTATTCATATAGTAAAAACCGGGGCAAATTCCGAACCGTTTGCCTTGGAACTGGCGCCGCTGCTTTCCGGGCAAACCATTCCCGCTGAGCACACCTTGATTCAAGTATTGCCGCGGGTTGTTAAAATCATTCATAAATTAGATCCCGATCAAATTGAGGCACTGGCTTCCTGCATAGAAACCATGGCGGAAGGTATGTCAATATTTCAGGCGATGGATCTGCATGGCGGCCTGGCAACACTCGCCGATATGGACAGATACTGTTATCATGTTGCGGGCTGCGTGGGAGAAATGCTGACCAAGCTCTTTTGCCACTACTCACCGGAAATCGCCCAGCACAAAGATGAACTGCTGAGCCTGTCGGCTTCTTTTGGTCAGGGACTGCAAATGACGAATATATTAAAAGATATCGGTGATGATGCCGCGCGTGGCGTTTGCTGGTTGCCGCAGGGTATTTTTACGGAAACAGGTTTCGATCTTAAAAACCTGACCGCGGAAACCAATGATGAAAACTTCCGCAAAGGCTTGGAACACCTGATCAGCATTGCTCATAATCATTTGCATAACGCGCTGAAGTACACGCAGTTGCTGCCAACCCATGAAACCGGTATCCGTAACTTCTGCCTCTGGTCTTTAGGGATGGCCGTTTTAACCTTAAAAAAAATCAAGGCCGCCATTCATGGTTCGACAAGCTTACCACGAACGGCCACGCGAAGTCTTGATTTCACCAGTTCCGATCAAGTCAAAATCACCCGCAACAGCGTTAAAGCGATTATTCTTGCCACCCGCTTAACCGGACGCAGCAACACCTTGCTTACCTTACTTTTCAATTTGACTAGTCGTAAACTCAAAACGCCTGACTGGGCGTATTCAATGCAGTCAGCAAAAGCCAGGTAA
- a CDS encoding terpene cyclase/mutase family protein, which translates to MKKISLFVILSLILIPFLAISAPRDTLKTVTDHIISSWAIKVLAMNGIAPDKVEKGVSFLLRDQKPDGSWNNNTANAAFVILGLKQTGKGEEAIKKAVEYLREVQDDAGGFKRIGKEGAPLTIYTAVALCALKEAGYGTKDPMVKKAVDWLMGCQNADGGYGMPKGTPSLAPSTAWVVRALLAQGMAPSTPFIQDAVSWLLKTQKPTGGFSAVPPAPEDPEITAYAIMALSRLKDQTVPINKAAEYLAKVQQADGAYISAAPMQFNKVPKKNTQSTCFVGWALSELK; encoded by the coding sequence ATGAAAAAAATATCTCTTTTTGTAATACTCTCACTGATCTTAATCCCGTTCCTTGCTATCTCTGCTCCCAGGGATACACTCAAAACTGTGACCGATCACATCATTTCAAGCTGGGCCATAAAAGTTCTTGCTATGAACGGGATAGCACCGGACAAAGTTGAAAAAGGTGTCTCCTTCCTTTTAAGGGATCAAAAACCTGATGGAAGCTGGAATAACAACACAGCTAACGCAGCCTTCGTAATCCTGGGGCTCAAGCAGACGGGAAAAGGCGAAGAGGCAATCAAGAAGGCTGTTGAATACTTAAGAGAAGTTCAAGATGATGCCGGAGGATTCAAAAGGATAGGCAAGGAAGGCGCTCCGTTAACGATATATACCGCAGTCGCATTGTGTGCGTTAAAAGAGGCAGGATACGGGACAAAAGACCCGATGGTCAAGAAAGCAGTTGACTGGTTAATGGGCTGTCAGAATGCTGACGGCGGCTATGGCATGCCCAAAGGCACACCATCGCTTGCACCAAGCACTGCCTGGGTGGTCAGGGCGCTCTTGGCTCAGGGCATGGCTCCCTCAACACCATTCATCCAGGATGCCGTCAGTTGGTTATTAAAAACCCAAAAACCGACGGGAGGCTTTTCTGCGGTTCCACCTGCACCTGAAGACCCGGAAATTACGGCCTATGCGATTATGGCCTTAAGTAGGCTAAAAGACCAAACAGTTCCAATAAATAAGGCGGCGGAATACCTTGCCAAGGTTCAGCAAGCTGATGGCGCCTATATAAGCGCGGCGCCGATGCAGTTCAACAAAGTGCCAAAAAAGAACACGCAGTCCACGTGTTTTGTGGGGTGGGCGCTGTCGGAATTGAAGTAG
- a CDS encoding TAXI family TRAP transporter solute-binding subunit — MNVRKVKSFACVVLFIAVSLFITAGVYAEQSKQEKLSFSIVTGGTGGVWYPLGGAIGGVIGKYVPNTEATSEATTAAIDNMKLLGAGKAGMAFAYDYHLGWANNGKVPGIPTKHNIRLVMGFYEQPLHIVTTSATGITNVMQLKGKRVSVGAPNSGTEEQADYVLKALGFDWNKDIKKEKLGAGESVAALKDGKIDAFFWSGAVPTGSIIDMASTPGVKMVLVPVAGEAADKIMKGNPGVFHKTVFAKGCYNGVERDIEALGITAVLQTMDTFPAERLYQILKAIFDNKAELAAVWKGATVLTPAMAVGQVTPDALKYLHPGAQKFFKEKGVLK; from the coding sequence ATGAATGTTCGAAAAGTGAAATCATTTGCATGTGTGGTGCTCTTTATTGCCGTGTCGCTGTTCATCACGGCAGGCGTGTACGCCGAGCAGTCCAAACAGGAGAAGCTTTCCTTCAGCATCGTCACCGGCGGCACCGGCGGCGTCTGGTATCCGCTGGGTGGAGCAATCGGCGGCGTAATTGGCAAGTACGTCCCGAACACCGAGGCGACCTCGGAGGCCACCACGGCCGCGATAGACAACATGAAACTCCTGGGCGCCGGCAAGGCTGGCATGGCCTTCGCCTATGACTATCACCTCGGTTGGGCGAACAACGGCAAGGTTCCCGGCATCCCGACCAAGCACAATATCCGGCTGGTGATGGGATTCTACGAGCAGCCGCTCCATATCGTAACCACGAGCGCTACCGGCATCACGAACGTGATGCAGCTCAAGGGCAAGCGCGTCTCCGTCGGCGCCCCGAACAGCGGCACGGAGGAGCAGGCCGACTACGTCCTCAAGGCGCTTGGCTTTGACTGGAACAAGGACATCAAGAAGGAGAAACTCGGGGCCGGTGAGTCCGTGGCGGCGCTGAAGGACGGCAAGATTGACGCCTTCTTCTGGAGCGGCGCCGTCCCGACTGGCTCCATCATTGACATGGCCTCCACTCCCGGTGTCAAAATGGTACTGGTGCCTGTGGCAGGAGAGGCGGCGGACAAGATCATGAAGGGGAACCCTGGTGTTTTCCACAAGACCGTGTTTGCCAAGGGCTGCTACAACGGCGTGGAGCGCGACATCGAGGCGCTCGGCATCACGGCCGTTCTCCAGACGATGGACACCTTCCCGGCGGAGCGGCTCTACCAGATTCTGAAGGCGATCTTCGACAATAAGGCTGAACTCGCGGCGGTCTGGAAGGGTGCCACGGTGCTGACGCCGGCCATGGCAGTCGGGCAGGTCACCCCGGATGCGCTCAAGTATTTGCACCCAGGCGCCCAGAAGTTCTTCAAGGAAAAGGGCGTGCTGAAATAG
- a CDS encoding TRAP transporter fused permease subunit produces the protein MSKMQGKAAMALGALYVGFVGWSLYGAIFLVETYTFRMVHMAFIFALAFLVYPVRPGAGHWTRWLDLILAILGVATIAYIFIDMDQFIRRSTLPEPLDIFFGIVAIILLLEISRRIVDNTFTLVVLGFLIYMYFGDYFPAIISHKSYDLDRIVGHMYMTLEGIFGVPLSVSASFVMLFVVYGTFMDVAGAGGFWLDLSLATMGRQSASAGRGAVITSALLGGPQGSGVATTMSVTPIMWPILKKAGYSPDMAAGLIATGGIGAVLSPPLMGAAAFIIMQFMGVTFWDVVVMVTVPTILYYIGTLFMVELEARKYSFAPPEAEAKTVRQVMRSKGYHLLSIVVLVALLVFWNKSPEYAALGAIAATILTSFLSRDRDEWLTPRKIIVAIIEGAKNVLPVAVLLAAAGLIVGTFTLTGLGLKISSIIMSVSGGSVLAALVLAMIASMLIGLSLPITATYIMTVVMVAPALVKLGIPMHVAHLLAFYFAVLSEVSPPVGLSPCAAAAITGGNPFGSMMQAWKYSLPAFLVPFYFSTTTVGYSLLILGGNWPDFLLAMVTSVCSLFFVSLGIIGYLRRKFPMVERVLLIIVALAMVIAPVGWSIPGLAPLLAGILMIMHHLRATRGPVRKSEASV, from the coding sequence ATGAGCAAAATGCAGGGGAAAGCGGCTATGGCGCTCGGCGCTCTCTATGTCGGTTTTGTCGGCTGGTCGCTATACGGCGCCATATTCCTTGTGGAAACCTATACCTTCCGGATGGTCCACATGGCCTTCATTTTCGCCCTGGCCTTTCTGGTTTATCCGGTCCGGCCGGGCGCAGGCCATTGGACAAGGTGGCTGGACCTGATCCTGGCCATCTTGGGCGTGGCCACCATCGCTTACATATTCATTGACATGGACCAGTTTATCCGCCGCTCTACGCTTCCGGAACCGCTGGATATCTTCTTCGGCATCGTCGCGATCATCCTGTTGCTGGAAATCTCCCGCCGCATTGTTGACAACACCTTCACCCTGGTCGTATTGGGATTCCTGATCTACATGTATTTCGGGGATTACTTTCCGGCCATCATTTCCCATAAAAGTTATGACCTCGACCGTATTGTCGGCCACATGTACATGACGCTGGAGGGGATCTTCGGCGTGCCGCTTTCGGTCAGCGCGTCGTTCGTGATGCTCTTCGTCGTCTATGGCACCTTCATGGACGTGGCGGGCGCCGGCGGCTTCTGGCTGGATCTGTCGCTCGCAACGATGGGACGGCAATCGGCCAGCGCGGGGCGGGGCGCGGTGATCACGTCGGCGCTCCTGGGCGGGCCACAGGGAAGCGGTGTGGCGACCACCATGTCCGTCACGCCGATCATGTGGCCGATCCTGAAGAAGGCCGGCTATTCTCCGGACATGGCCGCCGGTCTGATCGCCACGGGAGGGATCGGGGCGGTCCTCTCGCCGCCGCTAATGGGCGCGGCCGCCTTCATCATCATGCAGTTTATGGGCGTCACTTTCTGGGATGTCGTCGTCATGGTGACCGTTCCCACGATTCTCTACTATATCGGCACGCTGTTCATGGTGGAGCTGGAGGCCCGCAAATACAGCTTCGCCCCCCCGGAGGCCGAAGCGAAGACCGTCCGGCAGGTGATGCGCTCGAAGGGATATCACCTGCTGTCAATTGTAGTTCTGGTGGCGCTGCTGGTTTTCTGGAACAAGTCGCCCGAATACGCGGCGCTCGGCGCAATCGCGGCGACGATTCTGACGAGTTTTCTGAGCCGGGACCGGGATGAATGGCTGACCCCCCGCAAGATAATCGTGGCGATTATCGAAGGGGCGAAGAACGTGCTTCCGGTCGCAGTGCTCCTGGCTGCCGCGGGCCTGATCGTCGGCACCTTCACACTGACGGGGCTCGGGCTCAAGATTTCCTCCATCATCATGTCCGTGAGCGGCGGCTCGGTGCTCGCCGCCCTGGTCCTGGCCATGATCGCCTCCATGCTGATCGGCCTCTCCCTGCCGATCACTGCGACCTACATCATGACTGTCGTCATGGTCGCGCCGGCCTTGGTCAAGCTCGGTATCCCGATGCATGTGGCGCACCTGCTCGCCTTCTACTTTGCCGTCCTTTCCGAGGTCTCCCCGCCGGTCGGCCTCTCCCCCTGCGCGGCGGCGGCCATCACGGGAGGGAACCCTTTCGGCTCGATGATGCAGGCCTGGAAGTATTCCCTGCCGGCCTTTCTTGTGCCCTTCTACTTTTCGACGACCACCGTCGGTTACAGCCTCCTCATCCTGGGGGGAAACTGGCCCGATTTTCTGCTGGCCATGGTGACAAGCGTTTGTTCCCTGTTCTTCGTCTCTCTGGGCATCATCGGCTACCTGCGCCGGAAATTCCCCATGGTCGAGCGGGTGCTGCTGATCATCGTGGCCTTAGCCATGGTAATTGCCCCCGTTGGCTGGTCCATCCCGGGGCTGGCGCCGCTTTTGGCTGGCATCCTGATGATCATGCATCATCTGCGGGCGACGCGCGGCCCCGTGCGGAAAAGCGAGGCCTCGGTCTGA